One stretch of Variovorax sp. TBS-050B DNA includes these proteins:
- a CDS encoding acetyltransferase yields MKRKLVIFGTGPIGQLAHAYFSEDSEYEVAAFTVDADYLEGGDFCGLALHAFEEIATRCPPAEYDMFVALSYSKLNSVRKQKYLAAKSMGYRMASYVSSRATVLNLGRIGDNCFVLEDNTIQPFAVIGNNVTLWSGNHIGHHSTIADHCFVASHVVISGGVEIGEQCFLGVNSTLRDHIKVGARCVVGAGSLLLGDAEPDGVYVGAATERSRVPSSRLKAI; encoded by the coding sequence ATGAAGCGCAAGCTCGTGATCTTCGGGACAGGTCCGATCGGCCAACTGGCGCATGCCTACTTCAGCGAAGATTCGGAGTACGAGGTGGCGGCCTTCACCGTGGACGCCGATTACCTGGAAGGCGGCGATTTTTGCGGGCTTGCCCTCCATGCGTTCGAGGAGATCGCGACGCGATGCCCGCCGGCGGAGTACGACATGTTCGTGGCGCTCAGCTATTCAAAGCTGAATTCGGTGCGCAAGCAAAAGTACCTGGCGGCGAAGAGCATGGGCTATCGGATGGCGTCGTATGTCAGTTCCCGTGCCACCGTCCTCAACCTGGGCCGGATCGGCGACAACTGCTTTGTCCTCGAAGACAACACCATCCAGCCGTTCGCGGTGATCGGCAATAACGTGACATTGTGGAGCGGCAATCACATCGGCCACCACTCGACCATTGCGGACCATTGCTTCGTCGCTTCGCACGTGGTGATTTCGGGCGGTGTCGAAATCGGCGAGCAGTGCTTCCTTGGTGTCAATTCGACCTTGCGCGATCACATCAAGGTCGGTGCTCGCTGCGTGGTGGGCGCAGGGTCATTGTTGCTAGGGGACGCCGAGCCCGACGGGGTGTATGTCGGCGCTGCGACCGAGCGCTCGCGAGTACCCAGCTCTCGTTTGAAGGCGATATGA
- the rffA gene encoding dTDP-4-amino-4,6-dideoxygalactose transaminase, which translates to MSNEKIQFNRPHMTGKELFYIAEAKFGNMLAGDGPFTKRCHQWIEAQAGCHRALLTHSCTAALEMAALLLDIEPGDEVIMPSYTFVSTANAFVLRGGVPVFVDIREDTLNLDERLIEAAISPRTRAIAVVHYAGVACEMDAIMKVAQRHSLKVVEDAAQGVMARYKGRALGSIGDFGAFSFHETKNVISGEGGALLVNDPASALRAEIVREKGTDRSRFFRGEVDKYTWQEVGSSFLPGELVAAFLWAQLEDSQAITAARMGSWDRYHAMLAPLESEGLLRRPIVPEDCEQNGHMYYVLLAPEVDRQLVLAAMKSQGINPVFHYVPLHSSPAGRRYGRPHGELEVTQRQSERLVRLPLWVGLSEQQQDRVVSALALAIRNQR; encoded by the coding sequence ATGAGCAACGAGAAGATCCAGTTCAACCGTCCACACATGACGGGCAAGGAGCTTTTCTACATCGCCGAAGCCAAGTTCGGCAACATGCTTGCAGGCGACGGCCCTTTCACCAAGCGCTGCCATCAATGGATCGAGGCGCAGGCGGGTTGTCATCGTGCGCTGCTGACGCACTCGTGCACGGCGGCGCTCGAAATGGCGGCGCTGCTGCTGGACATCGAGCCGGGCGACGAGGTGATCATGCCTTCGTACACCTTCGTGTCGACCGCGAACGCTTTCGTGCTGCGCGGCGGGGTTCCGGTTTTCGTCGATATCCGCGAGGACACCCTCAACCTCGACGAGCGACTCATTGAAGCGGCCATCAGTCCCCGGACCCGGGCGATCGCGGTGGTTCACTATGCGGGCGTGGCCTGCGAGATGGACGCGATCATGAAGGTCGCGCAACGCCATAGCTTGAAGGTCGTCGAAGATGCGGCACAGGGCGTGATGGCCCGCTACAAGGGCCGTGCGTTGGGCAGCATCGGAGACTTCGGGGCGTTCAGCTTCCACGAAACGAAGAACGTGATCTCGGGCGAGGGCGGCGCACTGCTGGTCAACGATCCCGCGTCGGCTCTTCGAGCCGAGATCGTGCGCGAGAAAGGAACTGATCGCAGCCGCTTCTTTCGCGGAGAGGTCGACAAGTACACATGGCAGGAAGTCGGCTCTTCGTTTCTTCCGGGCGAGCTGGTCGCAGCCTTCCTGTGGGCGCAACTGGAAGATTCACAGGCTATCACCGCTGCACGGATGGGCAGCTGGGACCGCTACCATGCGATGCTTGCGCCGCTCGAAAGCGAAGGGTTGCTGCGCCGGCCCATCGTGCCGGAGGATTGCGAGCAGAACGGGCACATGTACTACGTACTGCTCGCGCCCGAGGTCGACCGTCAGTTGGTGCTTGCGGCCATGAAGTCTCAGGGCATCAACCCGGTCTTCCACTACGTTCCGCTGCATTCGTCGCCGGCCGGAAGGCGCTATGGCCGTCCCCATGGTGAGCTAGAGGTCACTCAGCGGCAATCCGAGCGACTGGTTCGGCTGCCGCTTTGGGTGGGTTTGTCGGAGCAGCAGCAGGACCGCGTCGTATCGGCCCTGGCGCTCGCGATCCGCAATCAACGCTGA
- a CDS encoding class I SAM-dependent methyltransferase, which produces MAAPANNELLSDVSSYYETKLAAHGETARGVDWNGEASQSLRFEQLCKIIAEPEGFSINDLGCGYGALNEYLALSFAGFSYNGFDISEAMVAAAQRRQGANAMDVSAAKRTARFVAADRPDGIADYGIASGIFNVRLDWSEAAWQSYLDSTLDVLDQTSRRGFAFNCLTSYSDPDKMRDHLHYADPCRIFDRCKRRYSRNVALLHDYGLYEFTILVRKQP; this is translated from the coding sequence ATGGCAGCACCCGCCAACAATGAACTTCTCTCGGATGTCTCGTCGTACTACGAGACCAAGCTGGCGGCGCATGGGGAGACCGCGCGCGGCGTGGACTGGAACGGCGAGGCGAGCCAGTCGCTGCGATTCGAGCAGCTCTGCAAGATCATCGCGGAGCCCGAGGGGTTTTCCATCAATGATCTGGGCTGCGGCTATGGTGCGTTGAACGAATATCTCGCGCTTTCGTTTGCTGGCTTCAGTTACAACGGCTTCGATATCTCCGAGGCCATGGTTGCGGCGGCACAGCGCAGGCAGGGCGCCAACGCCATGGATGTCTCGGCCGCGAAGCGGACGGCCCGGTTCGTCGCGGCGGATCGGCCCGATGGCATCGCAGACTACGGGATCGCCAGCGGGATCTTCAATGTTCGGCTCGACTGGTCGGAAGCTGCTTGGCAGAGCTACTTGGATTCCACGCTCGATGTGCTCGATCAGACGAGCCGGCGGGGATTTGCGTTCAACTGCCTCACGTCCTACTCTGACCCGGACAAGATGCGGGACCATCTGCACTATGCGGATCCCTGCCGGATTTTCGATCGCTGCAAACGGCGCTATTCACGCAACGTGGCACTCTTGCACGACTATGGTCTCTACGAATTCACGATCCTCGTGAGGAAGCAGCCATGA